TGCTTTGTCCGGCTATACCCATTCTTTTGCGATATCGGTGAGCGCGGTTTCATCGGGCCACAGCATTGTGGCATTGCTGGTATAGAGCAGTCCAAGCCTGACCCGGTGGTCCGGATAGATATGCCGCAGCGCCAAGCCATAGGCCGCCATTTGCCGCAGGTGCGCGGCGGGAACAGCATCTGTGTTGTCGGGTGGATTGCGTCCGGTCTTGAAATCAATCGCCGTAACCTCTGTCTCGCCGATCAGCAGCCGGTCGATAGTGCCGCTGATGACCTGATCGTCGACCGGGACGGCCAGTGGCACTTCGGCCCGCGATTGCGGACCAAATAGCGGTGCAAATTCGGCTGCATCAATGATCGCCAGCACCGAGCTGATCATATCCGCGCGCTCAGCATGAGTAAAACCCTGTGCCCTGCGTTCGAGCCACGCAGCAGCCCTCTCGGACCGCTCTTCAGTGACGACATCGGGTAGCCTCTCGAACAATGCGTGCAACAATACCCCTCGCTCGGCCGCCTTGCGCATCGCCGAACTGTTGACTGGCGGCGAGGCCCAGCCATCTTCGCCCAGCGCCGAAGGCGCCAAGGGGCGCGGTGGACGCGCTTCCTCGGGAGCCGGTGTTATTGCCCATTGCGGCAAACTGTCGACGTGATCCGCTACCGAACCAGCATTGCCTGGCGCTGTAGCCAGAAAATGCAGCATATCACCATAGTGCTGCTGATCGCCCCATATCGGATCCTCCTTTGCGCCAATGCCCTGTTGCTGCATCACCTGCGATGCCAACGCATGCCAGCTATTGGCTGCCACCATGCCGGTGCGCCCATTGACGGTGCCGGCAAGATAAAGTCGCTCCTCGGCACGGGTCATCGCGACATAGGCAAGCCGCCAATGTTCGGCCATGGCAAGGTCCTCCTCGCGCGCATAGGCCTCTGCCACTGCGCCGGAACGCTCGGCTTTTGGCACGGGCAATAATGGCAAAGTCGCGGTTTCACCAAAATCATCAGTCAGCATCAGATCGACCGAACGCACTGGCGAGGCATGGGGATCGATGGCGCTGTCGGCGAGGATAACGATTGGTGCCTGCAACCCCTTGGCACCATGCACCGTCATCACCCGCACTTCGTCAGCACCCTTGATGTCGCGCTTGATATCGGTGTCCGATGCCTCGAACCAGTGCAGGAAGTTCTGCATCGTCGGATGATGGTCACGCTCAAAGCCCTGGGCGATGGACAGAAACTCGTCGAGCGGATCGAGACATTCGGTACCGAGTCGTGCGATCAATCGGGCCCTGCCCCGCAAAGGCCCGCTTAGCAGCTGCTCGAAAAAGCCATAGGGCGTGTCGTAATCGGCCATGGCCAATAGTGCACGCAGCCTCTGGATACCAGGGTCATCATCGGCCAGCGTCTGGCGCAAATGCTCCCACAGACCGAGATGATTGGGACGATGCGCCGCTTCATCAAGCCGGTCATGGCTCCAGCCAATCAGCGGCGAGACCAGCAGATTGGCAAGGTTGAGGTCATCATGCGGCTGTAGCGTAAAGCGCCCGGCAGCACACAGGTCACGCACCACCAAGGGCTGGCCGACACGCAGCCGGTCAATCCCCGCCACTGCGATACCGCGGGCATAGAGCCGCGCCACGATCAGCCGGGCCAGATCGCCGCGTTTCCTAAGCAGGATCATGATATCGCCCGGCGTAGCAGGACGTGGCGTCTCACCCTTGTTGAGCCGAAGGCCACGTTCGAGCCAGTCATCCACCTGCGCGGCGATATTGTCGGCCAGCTCACGGTCAGGCTGCGACATCCAGCCCTCGGCGCCCTCGCCAGCGCTGTCGCTATGACAGTGGCCATCCGCATAGTCAGCACCCACGGCTGACCACAGCGTCACGCTGCCGGGGAATTTCTGACCATGATGCGGCGGTGAGGGATCGGGCAGGTGCAGTGCCTGATGTCCGAGATGACCAAGGCAGAGATCGACAAAATCGAGCATGGTCTGGGCCGAGCGAAAGCTGCGTGCCAGCGATAGCTCGTTCATCCGCCGCTCCGACTGGCTGATCACTCTTTGGAATGTGTCTCTTGCAGCTTGGTAGAAAATTGGGTTGGTACCCTGGAAGCTGTAGATCGCCTGTTTGAAATCCCCCACAGTAAACAATGTCCGCTGCCGTTCGGTGGCACCTTCACCGGCAAAAAAATCCGAGGTTAGTCCGGCGACAATCTGCCATTGCAGCGCATTGGTATCCTGCGATTCATCGACCAGTATATGGTCATAACGCCGGTCGAGCTTGTAACGGATCCATGCCGCCATGGTGCTGTCCAGCAGCAGCTCGGCAGCATTTCGGATCAGATCATCGAAATCGAGCACGCCGTCGCGTCGCTTGCGACGGTCAAACAGCGCGCCAAAACGCCGCCCCAGTTCAAGCGCCGGAACCATGCGTTCGACAAGCTCGATCAAAGCCCGCTTCTGCTGCACAGCCTGCACCGCTTCGATCAGCCCCTGTGCCAGATTATCATAATCGGGTTCGGCTTTAAGCTGGCCCGGAGAGACTTTGCGTGGCTCACCTTTGGCGGTCAGTACACACAGCGCCAGTTCGTCGAGCATGGCCAGACGCCCCGCACCATCGCTACCCTGCCAGCGCGCGATCACATCGCAATGCCCAAGCCCTGTCTTGGTGCCCCATTGGCGGTTCGCTGCTACCAGGGCTGGTAACATCGCATCGGGGACGAGACCTTGCCCCAGAAGCTCGGCAAGTGCCTCCAGACTGTCGTCGGTCTCCAGCCCCAGCCCGCGCCGCAATAATGGAGCGAGCGGACGGTCAGGATATTTCCACAGATCGGGCCGCGCGGCGCAGCGCTGGAGAAAATCCATAAAGCCCGCCTCACCCAGCGACAGCGCCAGATCCTGCACAGTTGCGAATAGCTCAGCATCGGCGGCCTGTTCGGCCTCTACCAGCAACGCCTCCAGCGTCGCATCGGTGAGCTGCCCCGCCTCGCGCTCATCGAGTGCGGCAAAACCGGGGGCAATCCCGGCCTCGATCGGGAAGCTCGCGAGCAGCGACTGGCAAAAACTGTGGATCGTCTGGATCGCAATACCGCCACCCGGCGCATCGAGCACGGCAGCGAACAGGGTTCGCGCCTGCTTCACTGCTTTCGGGCCGATATCGGCACCTATCGCGGCAAGGTCTTTGCCGAGCTCGGTATCGCTCGCCCGCACCCATCGCGCCAGCTGGCTGCTGATGCGGTCGGCCATTTCAGCGGCAGCGGCCTTGGTAAAAGTCAGACACAATATATGTTCGGGACGCACACCCGGTGTCAGCAGCAGCCGGAAGACCCGTGCAGTGAGCACCTGGGTCTTGCCGGTGCCGGCGGAGGCGCTCAGCCAGATGGTGCTGTCGGGCACCACTGCGGCGCGCTGATCCTCAACCAGCGGATGGAGATGGCCGCCGTCGCTCATCCGTCTCCTCCTGGCGCCATATCGCGCGCGCGGCCATACCATTCCTCTAACCGGCTCAGGTCATCATAGTCATTATAGCCAGGATAATCGGGGTCAGGTTCGGCGGTGAATGGTTCATTGCCAAATATCCAGCGGTCGAGCGCATCGTCGAGAAACACCACCATAGTGGGCAGGAACTCCTCCGGCTGGAGGCCCGATCGGGCGGAACCGACACGCAAGGGCTGCTTGCGATAGCCAAAAGTCCCAACCTTGCTGTCGCGTGCGAGCGACCAATATTCGACCGTCTCTACCGTGCCCTTCATACTCTCAAAGCCATCACATTCGGCGATCAGTGACAGCACGCCGAGCTGCATCGCATAACCGGTTTCGAGCTGGCGAGCGGTGGGTGGCTGGCCGATTTTGTAATCGATGATGATCAGGCCGCCATCGCTGCTGCGGTCGATCCGGTCTGCCGTCCCTTTGAGCGTCACACCATGATAGTCGATACGCCCCGTTACCTCGGCGGCGAGTATTTCGCGTCCGTCGCTGCGCAGCCTCTCTGTCTCTTCGGCAATCCAGCGCATCGCCGCATCGATGCGCGGGCGCCAGACGGCGCGCAATATCGGAAAATCCACCTGCTCCTGCCAGAAACGATCTAGCCGGATAGCGAGTAATGCCGGGTCACTGCCATCCTGCTTGATCCAGTCTTCCAATATCGCATGCACCGCAGTGCCGCGCCACGCCGCGCTGGGTGGTGCGTCAGGGCTGTCGATAGAACGCAATCGCAAGATTTTCCCGGCGTAAAAGGCAAAAGGTGCGCCGCGCAAACGGTCGAGATCGGTTGCCGCCAATGTGACTTGGCGCCGGTCTGCCGATGGTGCCGGTGCCGGAGTGGCGATACGCTGTGGTGGCAACTGCCTATCAAGCTGGCGCGCCAGCATCAGGCTGGCCCGGTCGCTCTGCAATCGGTTGCCGAGCATCGCCTGCAAACGCCGCAAAAAGGGTGAGGCGATGGTGATACCCTCGGCGTCGCGTGCCGCCCGGGTGAGTACACATTCGGGCGCTCCGAGCGCGGCAGCAAGGTCATGCGCGCTCAGGCCATTGCTATATTCCACAGTCGGCATGCCGAGCTTACGGCGCAGCATTGGCGGAATGAACGGATCGGGGTCAGGCTGTTGCGGCCACTTCCCAGTGTTGAGACCGGCGCAGATCATAAGATCGGCACGTTGCAACCGTGCTTCGAGCAGCCCGAAAATAGCCACACGCGGATGTTGGCCATAACCAGGGCGGATGGCGATATCGGCGAAAAAACCGCGCAGCATCACCGGAAGTTCGTCCGCCGGTGCGATCAATCCAGCGGCTTGTGCCTCGCCCTCCAGCGCCGACAGGCTGTCAGCCAGGGCACGACCTGCCTGACCCTGCCAGATTGCGCCTGCCGTCAACCGGTCAGCACAATCGCGCACCGCCGCCAACCAGTCCGCCAGCGGCTTTTCGGTCAGTGATGCGCCTTCTCCCAGCGGTGCGAGATAATCCGCCTGCACTTCGTCCCAGAACCCTTGCACCGATTGCGCCGCCTCGCTGTCGCTTTGCTTGCGATCCGCGAAATGGCGGGTAATCTGGCGGGTAATCGCCGCCGGGCCCAGTCCGGTGCGCGGACCGCGTAGCGCCAGATCGAGCGCACGCACCTGGCTCAGCCATTCGCCGCGCAGCCTGTCCCCGGTCACCAGCGGGTGTTTCAGCATGTCGAGCAATGCCACCGGCGAAAAGCGGCTTGCCAGAGCCTCGACAATCGAAAGCAGAAGGCTGCCCGGCGGTGTCTCGCCCAGCGGTCGGCCCGCACTGTCATCGGCGGT
Above is a genomic segment from Pseudomonadota bacterium containing:
- the addA gene encoding double-strand break repair helicase AddA produces the protein MSDGGHLHPLVEDQRAAVVPDSTIWLSASAGTGKTQVLTARVFRLLLTPGVRPEHILCLTFTKAAAAEMADRISSQLARWVRASDTELGKDLAAIGADIGPKAVKQARTLFAAVLDAPGGGIAIQTIHSFCQSLLASFPIEAGIAPGFAALDEREAGQLTDATLEALLVEAEQAADAELFATVQDLALSLGEAGFMDFLQRCAARPDLWKYPDRPLAPLLRRGLGLETDDSLEALAELLGQGLVPDAMLPALVAANRQWGTKTGLGHCDVIARWQGSDGAGRLAMLDELALCVLTAKGEPRKVSPGQLKAEPDYDNLAQGLIEAVQAVQQKRALIELVERMVPALELGRRFGALFDRRKRRDGVLDFDDLIRNAAELLLDSTMAAWIRYKLDRRYDHILVDESQDTNALQWQIVAGLTSDFFAGEGATERQRTLFTVGDFKQAIYSFQGTNPIFYQAARDTFQRVISQSERRMNELSLARSFRSAQTMLDFVDLCLGHLGHQALHLPDPSPPHHGQKFPGSVTLWSAVGADYADGHCHSDSAGEGAEGWMSQPDRELADNIAAQVDDWLERGLRLNKGETPRPATPGDIMILLRKRGDLARLIVARLYARGIAVAGIDRLRVGQPLVVRDLCAAGRFTLQPHDDLNLANLLVSPLIGWSHDRLDEAAHRPNHLGLWEHLRQTLADDDPGIQRLRALLAMADYDTPYGFFEQLLSGPLRGRARLIARLGTECLDPLDEFLSIAQGFERDHHPTMQNFLHWFEASDTDIKRDIKGADEVRVMTVHGAKGLQAPIVILADSAIDPHASPVRSVDLMLTDDFGETATLPLLPVPKAERSGAVAEAYAREEDLAMAEHWRLAYVAMTRAEERLYLAGTVNGRTGMVAANSWHALASQVMQQQGIGAKEDPIWGDQQHYGDMLHFLATAPGNAGSVADHVDSLPQWAITPAPEEARPPRPLAPSALGEDGWASPPVNSSAMRKAAERGVLLHALFERLPDVVTEERSERAAAWLERRAQGFTHAERADMISSVLAIIDAAEFAPLFGPQSRAEVPLAVPVDDQVISGTIDRLLIGETEVTAIDFKTGRNPPDNTDAVPAAHLRQMAAYGLALRHIYPDHRVRLGLLYTSNATMLWPDETALTDIAKEWV
- the addB gene encoding double-strand break repair protein AddB, with translation MAEARQPSIYTILPHRGFADALATGLVARYRNRADGLAALTLLLPNQRARRAMLDAFVRQSEGGLLLPKMVVIGDSELAESVGPGLDPLGQADILAEIDPLHRQFVLASSIRAYQTTRKQPLSLAESFRLAREFATMLDQLAVEEQDHGGLDTLVTEHQDALAKHWQVTLDLVHHVARQWQDYCAGQDRLDAARRRNLLFGYAAKTIADHPGGDLIAAGITTPAPAVARLLRAIAFADGGSVILPGLDLNLDEDVWQGLMPRLSRDDDPVAADDNDDRAGHQINHPQYHLRLLLDRMSVRRDEVRNWHRSGPGAAPPATSRTISNVFLPARHSGRWRALESAERRLPNVRLIECDTLGEEAQMVALLVREALETPEKRVAVVTPDRTLARRVARHLARWNITADDSAGRPLGETPPGSLLLSIVEALASRFSPVALLDMLKHPLVTGDRLRGEWLSQVRALDLALRGPRTGLGPAAITRQITRHFADRKQSDSEAAQSVQGFWDEVQADYLAPLGEGASLTEKPLADWLAAVRDCADRLTAGAIWQGQAGRALADSLSALEGEAQAAGLIAPADELPVMLRGFFADIAIRPGYGQHPRVAIFGLLEARLQRADLMICAGLNTGKWPQQPDPDPFIPPMLRRKLGMPTVEYSNGLSAHDLAAALGAPECVLTRAARDAEGITIASPFLRRLQAMLGNRLQSDRASLMLARQLDRQLPPQRIATPAPAPSADRRQVTLAATDLDRLRGAPFAFYAGKILRLRSIDSPDAPPSAAWRGTAVHAILEDWIKQDGSDPALLAIRLDRFWQEQVDFPILRAVWRPRIDAAMRWIAEETERLRSDGREILAAEVTGRIDYHGVTLKGTADRIDRSSDGGLIIIDYKIGQPPTARQLETGYAMQLGVLSLIAECDGFESMKGTVETVEYWSLARDSKVGTFGYRKQPLRVGSARSGLQPEEFLPTMVVFLDDALDRWIFGNEPFTAEPDPDYPGYNDYDDLSRLEEWYGRARDMAPGGDG